One genomic segment of Arachis duranensis cultivar V14167 chromosome 4, aradu.V14167.gnm2.J7QH, whole genome shotgun sequence includes these proteins:
- the LOC107483138 gene encoding protein DETOXIFICATION 18-like: MLASNSNNSFHDTATTITPPVLLGNREGGEDTQQQQERHESPPVLLGNREGGEDTQQQQQERHESWWKEAKRQLLFSLPMILTNLFYNLITLVSVMLAGHLGNLQLAGSTLANSWFSGTGVSLMVGLSGTLETLCGQGFGAKEYQMLGIYLQSSCIISLVFSIIISMIWFYTQHILVLLHQSQDIAKTAALYLKFLFPGLFAYGFLQNILRFLQTQSVVTPLAILSAIPLLIHIGIAYALVEKTGLGFVGAPISASISLWIAIVLLALYVMFGKKFKLTWKGFSTQSFHYVLPSLKLALPSAAMVCLEYWAFEVLIFLAGLMPDSEITTSLMAICANTEFIASMITYGLSAAASTRVSNELGAGHPNRANRAMRVTLTLSVLLGLCFVLTLVTGHNIWIQMFSSNSKIREEFASITPLLAIAILLDAVQGVLSGVIRGCGRQHLAAYVNLATLYLIGLPISCLLGFKTNLQVKGLWIGLICGLVCQTGALLFFTCATFATNEDAFESQRHMRHLGFAMEMATHITFVYRHRGWLEKDADGGVQYNGGLLSIIERVHVDTCNLFLVEGLFLDLGYTRYNEVYWLEPGMDLANRLRVLRRDADVVKMCDAALRNENRVHLYFEHPVDMDPEYVDEAEVFANEDVEMPCLEDQENHDQEPQQNEEEEGFEHTEVEGAPLFNEANEQEDLPQHEEQQQEEDEPTLKKGGMMKHCQRRLVLKTFLIKVRLEQLKMRPPMKETISRPMLKTMRGHRILKKLMAGEENAGRNMRGPHHLVEINLHHKTIVKDMLVSI; encoded by the exons ATGTTAGCAAGTAATAGTAACAACAGTTTCCATGACACTGCAACAACAATAACACCTCCTGTCTTATTAGGTAAtagagaaggaggagaagatacacaacaacaacaagaacgACATGAAAGTCCTCCTGTCTTATTAGGTAAtagagaaggaggagaagatacacaacaacaacaacaagaacgACATGAAAGTTGGTGGAAGGAAGCAAAGCGTCAACTATTGTTTTCACTGCCCATGATTCTTACGAATCTGTTCTATAACTTAATCACTTTGGTTTCTGTAATGCTTGCTGGCCACCTTGGTAATCTTCAACTTGCTGGTTCCACTCTTGCTAACTCATGGTTCAGTGGCACTGGTGTCTCTCTCATG GTTGGATTAAGTGGGACACTAGAAACACTATGTGGGCAAGGATTTGGTGCAAAGGAATACCAAATGCTGGGAATTTATCTCCAATCCTCATGCATCATATCTCTTGTTTTCTCCATCATCATATCCATGATTTGGTTCTACACACAACACATCTTAGTACTACTTCACCAATCCCAAGACATAGCAAAAACAGCAGCACTTTACTTGAAGTTCCTTTTCCCAGGCTTGTTTGCATATGGATTCTTGCAAAACATTCTTAGATTTCTTCAAACACAATCTGTTGTGACACCATTGGCTATTCTCTCAGCTATCCCATTGTTGATTCACATTGGCATTGCATATGCATTGGTTGAGAAGACAGGTTTGGGTTTTGTTGGTGCACCTATTTCGGCTTCTATTTCACTATGGATAGCTATTGTTTTGTTGGCTTTGTATGTTATGTTTGGAAAGAAGTTCAAGTTGACATGGAAAGGATTTTCTACTCAATCTTTTCATTATGTATTGCCAAGTCTCAAACTTGCTCTACCTTCTGCAGCAATGGTATG TTTGGAATATTGGGCTTTTGAAGTCTTGATTTTCTTAGCTGGACTAATGCCTGATTCAGAAATAACCACTTCCTTAATGGCAATATG TGCCAACACAGAATTCATTGCATCCATGATCACTTATGGTCTCAGTGCAGCTGCAAG TACCCGAGTTTCAAATGAACTAGGAGCCGGCCACCCAAATCGAGCGAATCGCGCTATGAGAGTGACTCTTACTCTCTCAGTTCTACTTGGTTTGTGCTTTGTTTTGACACTTGTGACTGGTCATAATATATGGATTCAAATGTTTAGTAGCAATTCTAAAATAAGAGAGGAGTTCGCTTCAATAACACCCTTACTTGCGATAGCCATATTACTAGATGCTGTCCAAGGTGTCTTATCAG GAGTGATTAGAGGATGTGGCAGGCAGCACTTGGCTGCATATGTCAACCTTGCAACTCTTTATCTCATTGGTTTACCAATATCATGTCTTCTGGGATTTAAGACTAATTTGCAAGTCAAg GGTTTATGGATAGGGTTGATTTGTGGGCTGGTTTGTCAAACTGGAGCACTATTATTTTTCACATG TGCCACCTTTGCCACTAATGAAGACGCATTTGAGAGTCAGCGTCACATGCG TCATTTGGGGTTTGCAATGGAG ATGGCTACGCATATCACATTTGTTTATCGCCATCGGGGTTGGTTAGAGAAGGATGCAGATGGTGGGGTACAGTATAATGGTGGTTTACTGAGTATCATCGAGAGGGTGCATGTTGATACTTGTAATCTATTCCTTGTTGAAGGCTTGTTTCTAGATTTAGGTTATACTAGGTATAATGAAGTTTATTGGTTGGAGCCAGGGATGGATTTAGCTAACAGGTTACGGGTGCTCAGAAGGGATGCCGATGTGGTTAAGATGTGTGATGCTGCACTGAGGAATGAAAACAGGGTTCACTTGTATTTTGAGCATCCAGTTGATATGGATCCAGAGTATGTTGATGAGGCTGAGGTTTTTGCTAACGAAGATGTTGAGATGCCTTGCTTAGAAGACCAGGAAAATCATGACCAGGAACCGCAACAAAACGAAGAGGAGGAAGGATTTGAACATACAGAAGTAGAGGGAGCTCCTTTATTTAATGAAGCAAATGAACAAGAAGATCTCCCACAGCACGAGGAGCAACAACAAGAAGAGGATGAACCAACGTTGAAGAAAGGGGGTATGATGAAGCATTGCCAGAGGAGGCTGGTACTGAAAACATTTCTAATCAAAGTCAGGCTGGAACAACTGAAAATGAGGCCCCCAATGAAGGAGACAATCAGCAGACCCATGTTGAAGACCATGAGAGGCCATCGAATCCTGAAGAAGTTAATGGCAGGGGAAGAAAACGCAGGAAGAAACATGCGAGGCCCCCACCATCTGGTAGAGATCAACCTGCACCACAAAACAATAGTGAAGGACATGCTGGTTAGTATATGA
- the LOC107483137 gene encoding uncharacterized protein LOC107483137 gives MHNVVELDEDASCGVQGRRIHRRPRPFGQRILPPREENQAPRVVVPNSNDIDEEPTEYQYHSEELHTPPGSDSEDENPVFPQYNPDTKFGKIRLELGMEFGTMQQFKDTVRKYSIQMDREAFFLKVEPHRCRVICYNETCPWEVYCARRNQPPSYQIKTLVDEHTCPRSNKSRSVTCKWVAEELISKIRVCPNLSHREAREMFKVEFDICVGERMMFRAMEKAKDVIEGTEKEQYLKLRTYLTELHKANPGSTCRMSTTPQQEGLPKFRSLYICLEACKRGFKQGCRHFLCLDGAFLKGYFGGQLLTTVAQDANNHLFPVVYGVVDAETKTNWKEFLEYLLDDIGDHRQFNWHFMSDKQKGLIPALQEVMPGVKHRFCTMHMWRNFNKRWKDLELKQLLFQCARALTNQEFNEGMDAIKRINTSAWEYLSKYEQETWSRSRFSTWPKVDNITNNNAESLNTIMVGLRGKSIITMLEEIRYYLLKTMATHKDALMAYTGLPCCHGVAAIQRKNQRPEDYVHHWLTMEAYNRTYQFHINTVPSQEYWADAEGLPCLPPPYKKPIGRPTKKRARHESERQNGSQYKIKRSYGKTSCKYCKKVGHNSRTCPDKKTPAAAEEGEDVQQALAAGQPTRGGIVPPRGLEDMSDLEQEMFWEETMDAVEEELTQGHPQSEADEEVAHFSITVVYT, from the exons ATGCATAATGTTGTTGAACTAGATGAGGATGCGTCTTGTGGGGTTCAAGGTCGGAGAATTCATCGAAGACCCCGTCCATTCGGCCAGAGGATTCTGCCACCTAGAGAAGAGAATCAGGCCCCAAGGGTGGTTGTGCCTAACTCGAATGACATTGATGAAGAGCCTACTGAATATCAGTATCACTCTGAAGAGCTACACACCCCACCAGGTTCTGATTCTGAGGATGAAAATCCAGTATTCCCTCAGTATAATCCTGATACAAAGTTTGGAAAAATTAGACTGGAGTTAGGGATGGAGTTTGGCACGATGCAGCAGTTTAAGGATACAGTCAGGAAGTATAGTATTCAGATGGACAGAGAGGCATTTTTTCTCAAGGTTGAACCACATAGGTGTAGGGTCATCTGTTACAACGAAACATGTCCATGGGAAGTTTACTGTGCAAGGAGAAACCAGCCCCCTAGTTACCAAATCAAAACACTGGTCGATGAGCATACATGTCCTAGGAGTAATAAAAGCAGGTCAGTCACTTGTAAATGGGTGGCCGAGGAGTTGATTAGCAAGATTAGGGTATGTCCTAACTTGTCCCATAGAGAGGCTCGAGAAATGTTCAAAGTTGAGTTTGATATTTGTGTCGGAGAGAGAATGATGTTTAGGGCAATGGAGAAGGCTAAGGATGTCATCGAGGGCACAGAAAAGGAACAATATTTGAAGTTAAGGACTTACTTGACTGAGCTGCATAAGGCCAATCCAGGATCCACTTGCCGTATGAGCACAACACCACAACAAGAGGGGCTGCCTAAGTTTAGAAGTCTATACATCTGTCTAGAAGCATGTAAAAGGGGATTCAAGCAAGGATGTAGGCATTTCCTATGTCTTGATGGAGCATTTTTAAAGGGTTATTTTGGGGGGCAGCTGCTGACAACCGTTGCTCAGGACGCCAACAATCATCTATTCCCAGTTGTATATGGAGTAGTTGATGCAGAAACAAAGACCAATTGGAAAGAATTCCTAGAGTATTTGTTGGATGATATCGGGGATCATAGGCAATTTAATTGGCACTTCATGTCTGACAAACAGAAG GGGCTAATACCTGCTCTACAAGAAGTTATGCCAGGGGTTAAACACAGGTTCTGTACTATGCATATGTGGAGGAATTTTAATAAGCGTTGGAAAGACCTAGAACTGAAACAGTTGCTATTTCAATGTGCAAGGGCACTGACTAATCAGGAGTTTAATGAAGGTATGGATGCCATAAAGAGAATTAATACTTCTGCTTGGGAATATCTGTCTAAGTATGAGCAAGAAACTTGGTCAAGATCAAGATTCTCCACTTGGCCCAAAGTGGATAACATAACGAACAACAATGCGGAGTCTCTTAATACAATCATGGTGGGGCTAAGAGGCAAGAGCATCATAACCATGCTAGAGGAGATTAGATATTACCTCTTGAAGACTATGGCTACCCACAAAGATGCACTCATGGCCTACACGG GTCTGCCTTGCTGTCATGGAGTTGCtgcaattcaaagaaaaaatcaacGACCAGAAGATTATGTCCACCATTGGCTGACTATGGAAGCATACAATAGAACATACCAATTTCACATCAACACTGTCCCTAGTCAAGAATATTGGGCTGATGCAGAAGGGCTGCCGTGTCTCCCTCCACCTTATAAGAAGCCAATAGGAAGACCTACAAAGAAGAGAGCAAGACATGAATCAGAGAGACAGAATGGGAGCCAGTATAAAATCAAGAGGAGCTATggaaagacaagttgtaaataTTGCAAAAAG GTGGGACATAATTCGAGGACATGTCCTGATAAGAAGACTCCTGCTGCAGCTGAGGAAGGTGAAGATGTACAACAAGCACTTGCAGCAGGTCAGCCGACAAGAGGAGGAATTGTGCCACCCAGGGGCTTAGAAGACATGTCAGACTTAGAGCAGGAGATGTTCTGGGAAGAAACCATGGATGCAGTTGAAGAGGAGCTCACCCAAGGCCACCCACAGTCTGAAGCTGATGAAGAGGTAGCTCATTTCTCAATAACTGTTGTTTACACTTAA